CGCAATTATCGGCAGCGATCGCATCGCAGTGAAGTTCGCAGGCATCATGAACGGTCTAATCTCGAAGGTCACTCTAGTAGTGTTTGAAGACTTCGTTTTACCGGGATGCGATGATGATATTCGCACGACTGTTCAAGAAAGCATGACTAAACAAGGTATTCAAATTCTTTGCAACACCTGCATTGAAAAAATTGAACGGATACAAGATGGTTTCAATCTGCTGTTGTCAGGAAATAACCAAGATACTTTCACTATAAACACCATTGTCTGTATTACAGGTCGTGCCCCTAATTTGAGTGGCCTTGATTTAGAAAAAGTAGGCGTTGAAGTCAAACAAGGTGCAGTCGCAGTAGATGAATACAACCGTACCACCCAGGAAAATATTTTTGCCGTTGGAGACTGTACCAACCGACCCCATTGGACTCCGGTTGCTATTGCTTCTGGTCGTGCCTTTGCTGATACTGAATTTGGCAAAAATCCTATAACTGTGAGTTACGAATACATTCCCTCAGCAGTTTCTTCCCAACCCGAAGCCGCTACTGTTGGCTTAACTGAAACTCAAGCCCGCGAAAAACTTGGTGAATTTGTCCGCTGCTATTGTAAAAAGTTCCAACCCCTTTTCAATAGTATGGCTGAACCGGAGCAAAAAACTTTAATCAAGTTAGTGGTTGATGGTAACTCAGATAAGGTGCTAGGCGCTCATATGGTAGGAGAATATGCGGCGGAGATTATTCAAGTTATTGGGCTAGCGATAAAAACGGGTGTAACCAAAAAAGACTTTGATGCTACTATCGGCATTCATCCTTCGATTGCCGAAGAGTTTTTCACTTTATGAATATTGGGTAATTTCTGACAAATAGCCGAGGTGTTTCGTCAATTGAGAGCTTAAACTAGCTCGGCTTCTTCTCAAATATTTTTAATCTTAGCTATTTCTCGATTAGACTTTGGACAAAAGCTTTTGATTTCCCATTGGGTTAAGAGCGTACTTGGTTAAAAGTACTGGGATTTCCCAAACTAGATATTTTCATCGTACTTTTACTGGCAGTGGTCAGTTTACTGGCTAGCGCAATCGCCATTTCATTTGTACTGGGCTGTTCTGGCTGGTAGACCAAGGGTTGTTCAAACGCGATCGCCTATTAGCCTATTTCAGCCTTTTTTAGCCTACTTTCCTTTTTATTGGACTTTGGACAAAAGAGAATATGCTTCGCGATTTTATAACGCGAAGTAAGTTATCATTAATAATGAAGAATTAGGCTAAGTTAAGCAGCAGTCTGTGTAGAAGAAAGGTTCTTTTTCATC
The Leptolyngbyaceae cyanobacterium DNA segment above includes these coding regions:
- the gorA gene encoding glutathione-disulfide reductase, producing the protein MNFDYDLFVIGAGPGGLAAAERAASYGAHVAIAERDQVGGTCVVHGCIPEKLMTYAASFSHLFKNADEYGWGKVSKNFDWPQFMAAKERDINQLSQLHIQHLQEAGVELIKGHAKFLDAHTLDVEGRRISAEKILIAVGGEAVKPNIPGIEYAITTRELLELKQQPEHIAIIGSDRIAVKFAGIMNGLISKVTLVVFEDFVLPGCDDDIRTTVQESMTKQGIQILCNTCIEKIERIQDGFNLLLSGNNQDTFTINTIVCITGRAPNLSGLDLEKVGVEVKQGAVAVDEYNRTTQENIFAVGDCTNRPHWTPVAIASGRAFADTEFGKNPITVSYEYIPSAVSSQPEAATVGLTETQAREKLGEFVRCYCKKFQPLFNSMAEPEQKTLIKLVVDGNSDKVLGAHMVGEYAAEIIQVIGLAIKTGVTKKDFDATIGIHPSIAEEFFTL